In the genome of Candidatus Nitrosotenuis sp. DW1, one region contains:
- a CDS encoding winged helix DNA-binding protein, which yields MLVEIPDPQIIAGVIIAFFVGIFGMLIYNKIRSFTNQKGPDPSHLSRMEYYERQLIDMKIRMDALDLEEKPPAEAVLEKMEPTIERKEQNVVKKEPERQVQKPRMPNMDFNGVAEHVLGLITLKEMTSRDIQITIGRSREHTSRLMKRLFEEGLVERNTKLKPFTYKITEKGRAKLGSPEQAVTA from the coding sequence ATGTTAGTAGAGATACCAGACCCTCAAATCATTGCTGGTGTGATAATTGCGTTCTTTGTAGGCATATTTGGCATGCTCATTTACAATAAAATCAGGTCATTTACGAACCAAAAGGGTCCAGATCCATCCCATCTATCACGCATGGAGTATTATGAAAGACAGTTAATTGACATGAAAATACGCATGGACGCGTTAGATTTGGAAGAAAAGCCTCCTGCTGAGGCAGTTTTGGAAAAAATGGAGCCCACAATTGAGAGAAAAGAACAGAATGTGGTCAAAAAAGAGCCTGAAAGGCAGGTTCAGAAGCCCAGAATGCCCAATATGGACTTTAATGGTGTTGCAGAACATGTGTTGGGACTAATCACACTCAAGGAAATGACGTCACGTGACATCCAAATCACAATAGGAAGGAGTAGAGAGCATACTTCAAGGCTCATGAAGCGGCTTTTTGAGGAGGGTTTGGTGGAAAGAAATACCAAGCTAAAACCATTCACTTACAAGATAACCGAAAAGGGAAGAGCCAAGCTGGGATCTCCAGAACAGGCCGTTACCGCCTAA
- a CDS encoding AbrB/MazE/SpoVT family DNA-binding domain-containing protein, whose translation MSENEELVKITATGTISIPKQFRKYLGMQKGDYVKVILQDDSMVLRRAVIS comes from the coding sequence ATGTCAGAAAATGAAGAGTTGGTCAAGATCACGGCTACAGGAACCATATCCATACCAAAACAGTTTAGAAAGTATTTGGGAATGCAGAAGGGAGATTATGTCAAAGTCATCCTCCAGGACGATTCTATGGTTTTGAGGAGAGCCGTTATTTCCTAA